One stretch of Arachis duranensis cultivar V14167 chromosome 1, aradu.V14167.gnm2.J7QH, whole genome shotgun sequence DNA includes these proteins:
- the LOC107486606 gene encoding LOW QUALITY PROTEIN: 36.4 kDa proline-rich protein (The sequence of the model RefSeq protein was modified relative to this genomic sequence to represent the inferred CDS: inserted 1 base in 1 codon): MFPTTSKATFLIFMILMLNAMPPIILACGPCTQPHPSPPHHXLPPKTYPPPPTSPPTRATCPIDALKLGLCLDVAGGIVHVGIGNPVENICCPVIQGLLDLEAAICLCTVIRIKLLNLNIFIPVALQVLATCGMTPPPGFVCPPLK, encoded by the exons ATGTTTCCAACAACCTCAAAAGCTACGTTCTTGATTTTCATGATTCTAATGCTGAATGCTATGCCACCAATAATCTTAGCATGTGGTCCTTGCACGCAGCCGCATCCATCACCGCCTCACC CACTACCGCCCAAAACCTACCCGCCGCCACCGACCTCCCCGCCGACTCGAGCGACCTGTCCAATCGACGCGCTGAAGCTAGGGCTGTGCTTGGACGTTGCCGGAGGGATTGTGCATGTGGGAATAGGGAACCCGGTGGAGAATATTTGTTGTCCAGTGATTCAAGGGTTGCTTGATCTTGAAGCGGCGATTTGTCTTTGCACCGTTATTAGGATTAAGCTTCTTAATCTCAACATATTCATCCCTGTTGCTCTTCAGGTTCTTGCAACTTGTGGCATGACTCCTCCTCCTGGTTTTGTTTGTCCACCTCtaaaatag